The region ATTTTAGACATCTTTTATAAAATTAAAACCACAATAAGTTTATTATTAGAAATTTCACTTGTTTTTATGTCTATGCTTTTAAAAAAATGATATACTTTTCATAAATCAATATGTTTAACGAGGTGATGTTTTAATGGCTTTTGACGGACTCATGACAAAGACGGTCGCTAATACGCTAAAAGAGCAATTAGTAGCTGGACGTATCAATAAAATTTATCAATTATCCAATCATGAAATTTTAATGCAAATTCGTGCCGGTGGAAAAAATCAAAAATTACTATTTTCAACGCACTCAACTTATGCACGACTTCAACTAACCAAATCAGATTATCAATATCCCGATGAACCACCAATGTTTTGTATGTTCTTACGTAAACATTTAGAGGGTGGGATTATTTATCACATCGAACAAGTTAATGACGATCGTATTATTAAATTTACGATTCGTCATATGAACGAACTTGGGGATCAAATGATTAAGTTCCTCTATATCGAAATTATGGGAAAACACAGCAATTTAATCTTAACGGATGCAAATCATCGTATTTTAGATACGATTAAGCATATCTCTCCATTGGTGAACCGCTATCGTTCTTTACAACCTGGGGCGACCTATATTTTACCACCCACACAAAATAAACGGGATCCATTTGAAGTCAATGCGAAACAATTTGAAGAGCTTATGAATCCCGATGAACGTTATGATAAACAGTTAGTCGCCCACTTTGCTGGCCTTTCTCCTCTTATTGCGCGCGAAATCATTTATCGATCTAACTCTGAGAAAGTGACTGATTTATTCAACGCCTTCCAAAATGTGATGCAAGAAATTAAATTAAAGCCAAGTCCTCACGTCATGATTGGTGAAAAAGAATCTTTCTATTTAATTCCCCTTTACCATCTTGAAGCACAACTCATACCTTGTGAAACACTTTTTGATATGTTTGATCGCTTCTATTTTGGAAAAGATGAACGGGATCGAATTAAACAACAATTCTTTGACATTGAACGATTTATTAAACAGGAATACGATAAAAATATAAAGAAATTAAATAAATTAAACGAGGAATTAATTCAGTCTGAAAAAGCAGATCAGTATAAAATTCAAGGTGAATTAATTTTAGCTAATCTTTATCAAATTGATCGTGGTTCAAGCACAATACGTGTTCAAAATTTCTATTCAGAACATCTAGAACCGATGGATATTCAATTAGAACCGATGCTATCGGCTTCCGATAATGCCCAAAAATATTTCCAAAAATATA is a window of Turicibacter sanguinis DNA encoding:
- a CDS encoding Rqc2 family fibronectin-binding protein, producing MAFDGLMTKTVANTLKEQLVAGRINKIYQLSNHEILMQIRAGGKNQKLLFSTHSTYARLQLTKSDYQYPDEPPMFCMFLRKHLEGGIIYHIEQVNDDRIIKFTIRHMNELGDQMIKFLYIEIMGKHSNLILTDANHRILDTIKHISPLVNRYRSLQPGATYILPPTQNKRDPFEVNAKQFEELMNPDERYDKQLVAHFAGLSPLIAREIIYRSNSEKVTDLFNAFQNVMQEIKLKPSPHVMIGEKESFYLIPLYHLEAQLIPCETLFDMFDRFYFGKDERDRIKQQFFDIERFIKQEYDKNIKKLNKLNEELIQSEKADQYKIQGELILANLYQIDRGSSTIRVQNFYSEHLEPMDIQLEPMLSASDNAQKYFQKYNKAKNAVNYILEQIELTEVEISYFETLLIQIETASLKDAYEIKEELENAGYLRKRQTKKRKSNGKPSIEKYLSSDDVEIYVGKNNLQNDYLTHKLARRHEWWFHAKDMPGSHVLVRSDADELSETTIRTAAQLAAYFSKGRLSSSVPIDYTRVRHVKKIPAAHLGLVTYENQKTIYIDPDEAFIMNLKKLK